The Panthera uncia isolate 11264 chromosome C2, Puncia_PCG_1.0, whole genome shotgun sequence genome contains a region encoding:
- the LOC125921485 gene encoding zinc finger protein 660 isoform X3, with product MRRKTRNFRHKTVKDNKTLTEVSEQESEKDGSQCLDTATNMKIHAGKRQYVCTECGKAFSQSANLTVHERIHTGEKPYKCKECGKAFSHSSNLVVHRRIHTGLKPYTCSACGKSFSGKSHLIRHQGIHSGEKTYECKECGKAFSRSSGLISHHRVHTGEKPYTCIECGKAFSRSSNLTQHQRMHKGKKVYKCKECGKICVSNTKIMDHQRIHTGEKPYECDECGKAFILRKTLTEHQRLHRREKPYKCNECGKAFTSNRNLIDHQRVHTGEKPYECNECGKTFRQTSQVILHLRTHTKEKPYKCCECGKAYRYSSQLIQHQRKHNEEKETS from the coding sequence atgaggagaaagacCAGAAACTTCAGACATAAGACAGTTAAAGACAATAAAACACTTACAGAAGTGAGTGAGCAAGAATCTGAAAAAGATGGTAGTCAGTGCTTGGATACTGCAACAAACATGAAAATCCATGCTGGAAAGAGACAGTATGTATGTACtgagtgtgggaaagcctttagtcAGAGTGCAAACCTTACAGTACATGAGAGAATCCACACAGGGGAGAAACCCTATAAGTGTAAAGagtgtggaaaagccttcagtCATAGCTCCAACCTTGTGGTTCATCGGAGAATCCACACTGGACTGAAGCCCTACACATGCAGTGCATGTGGGAAATCTTTCAGTGGTAAGTCACACCTCATTCGGCACCAGGGAATCCATAGTGGGGAGAAAACTTATGAATGTAaggagtgtgggaaagcctttagtcGGAGTTCAGGTCTTATTTCACATCACAGAGTTCATACTGGGGAGAAGCCCTACACTTGTATcgagtgtgggaaagcctttagccGTAGTTCAAACCTTACTCAACACCAGAGaatgcacaaaggaaaaaaagtttacaaGTGTAAGGAGTGTGGGAAAATATGTGTCTCTAATACAAAGATTATGGACCATCAAAGAATTCACACAGGGGAGAAGCCTTACGAATGTGATGAATGtggaaaagctttcattttaagGAAGACCCTTACTGAACATCAGAGACTTCACCGTAGAGAGAAACCTTACAagtgtaatgaatgtgggaaagcttttaCTTCTAATCGAAACCTTATTGATCATCAGAGAGTTCACACTGgcgagaaaccctatgaatgtaatgaatgtggaaaaaCCTTCAGACAGACTTCTCAAGTTATTCTACATTTGAGAACCCACACTAAGGAGAAACCCTATAAATGttgtgaatgtgggaaagcctacCGTTATAGCTCACAGCTTATTCAACACCAGAGAAAACATAACGAGGAGAAGGAAACCTCATAA